The following coding sequences are from one Salinicoccus sp. Bachu38 window:
- a CDS encoding DUF378 domain-containing protein, translating into MKALDIIALVLLIVGGLNWLLVGLFEFDLVASIFGGQDAILSKIIYILVGLSALYCLKFFGLITDDDARHTAADDTTHRTADDTPGNRPVRGDTHDTADTGTTTDDTLGDRTTAGDTRTTTDDPDDLTNTTDEGTVRNRRTDDTDRL; encoded by the coding sequence ATGAAAGCATTGGATATCATTGCACTCGTACTACTCATAGTCGGTGGTCTTAATTGGCTGCTTGTCGGGTTATTCGAATTCGATCTGGTCGCTTCCATATTCGGCGGTCAGGATGCCATCCTCTCCAAGATTATCTACATTCTTGTGGGTCTGTCCGCGCTGTACTGCCTGAAATTCTTCGGGCTGATTACGGACGATGATGCACGTCATACGGCAGCAGACGACACAACACACCGGACGGCCGATGACACTCCGGGCAACAGGCCTGTTAGAGGGGACACTCATGACACGGCTGACACCGGTACTACAACGGACGACACGCTCGGTGACAGGACAACTGCAGGCGATACCCGTACTACAACGGACGATCCTGATGACTTGACGAACACAACAGACGAAGGTACTGTCCGCAACAGAAGGACGGACGACACCGACCGCCTGTAA